The Terriglobia bacterium genome has a window encoding:
- a CDS encoding carboxypeptidase regulatory-like domain-containing protein produces MMITTIRPYKLAFHWKFLIAIAVAIAPVSSLPSAAQSVTGRITGTVTDQSGGVVAGAMVTVTNTAQGTQNKSIADAKGVYTFPSLPVGRYDLKIEAGGFKTEGRPNLVIDINSALQVDVMLKLADVSQEVTVTGDAAAAPVTVETMSTQLGEVVSSTQITQVALNGRSYTDLLALQPGIVPVSTQTADSIIMSGVTTAIAPSGVLNAGNQSISGQREDANGFIVNGGDVKELMNGGTLIVPNLDSIAEFRVLTNNFDAQYGNYSGGVVTVVTKSGTNNWHGSGFEFLRNTSLDARNFFSPERSFFRQNQYGGTAGGPIKKNQLFFFADYQGTRQSQGVDTGLIPVPSFANRNGDLSDSASNFYTTNPDGTLSPNRVSGPYLAGLLSQKLGYAVSKGTPYYMPGCVTNTQCVFPNAIIPQRVWSAPTNHLLPYIPTPNFGSSTFTTSSQGKILRDDKGSFRIDANSERFGALSGYYYIDDYDLDNPYPVGQGGASVPGFNALNIGRGYLATISHSKAFGTSMVNELRLSLMRNTNTIGQPRGGVGPTLASQGFVTGPGTPGIVVQAPQIEGIESTVFNAFSLGVPITNLDQANNTLGLMDDLSIVRGAHSWRAGFQLNYEQVNVNPDATLNGTFIFTGSETGLDYADFLLGVASNYEQAGSEAYYPRHKYVAAYLQDSWRVKPSLTFNYGVRWDLMQYWSEKYRQIPTFSLGQQSQVYPTAPTSLVYVTDKGIPSTFVPQGNKFAPRVGLAYSPSADSGFLGKVLGKPGKTSVRAGFGLFYSVIQGNTIGVDEPQPPTGLSYSSAGEVLFATPFVNAIDGSVHVNPFPLTFPPLNPSINHPNSSIDFSPFLPQAGMTAPAISSTYPYNENYFLSIEREVAPNTVLSLGYVGSQAHHLLVINSANPGNPGLCLFLSNPANVAPGSPTCGPFGEDNTYTTATGQVVQGTRVGLGPNFSNDMYISSMGNSTSNAFEASLRRTGRTLDMTFAYTYSKSIDPASSLGDDVDPYNFRRTRALSSWDMTHNFVATSRYSLPLDRFFGRAKALTNGWDISGIVRATSGLPVTLHSDGDNSLLGSIPNGVNNHSIDLPDYDGAPLHLNGNPRNGQPYFDTSAFSLNQLGEPGTASRRFFHGPGAFNVDLALLKSFTLSRERTLQFRLEAFNAFNHTQFFGPTAVDGGITTPLFGQVVNAAPPRVMQAALKFLF; encoded by the coding sequence ATGATGATTACAACGATTCGTCCATACAAGTTGGCCTTTCACTGGAAATTCTTGATAGCAATTGCGGTGGCTATCGCGCCGGTGTCTTCCCTGCCGTCGGCCGCACAGTCCGTCACGGGGCGTATCACCGGCACAGTCACGGATCAGTCCGGAGGCGTGGTTGCCGGGGCCATGGTGACGGTAACCAATACGGCGCAGGGAACCCAGAATAAAAGCATCGCCGATGCTAAAGGGGTCTATACGTTCCCGAGTCTGCCGGTAGGCCGTTATGACCTCAAAATCGAAGCGGGTGGCTTCAAGACGGAAGGCCGGCCGAATCTTGTCATTGATATTAACAGCGCCCTTCAAGTCGACGTGATGCTGAAATTGGCCGATGTGTCGCAGGAAGTGACCGTCACCGGCGATGCAGCTGCAGCGCCGGTTACAGTGGAAACGATGAGCACCCAACTGGGCGAGGTTGTATCGAGCACCCAAATTACCCAGGTGGCCCTGAATGGTCGAAGCTACACGGACCTGCTGGCTTTGCAGCCCGGCATCGTGCCGGTGTCGACACAAACTGCGGACTCCATTATTATGTCCGGCGTCACGACGGCTATTGCTCCGTCAGGAGTTTTGAACGCAGGCAACCAGTCCATCAGCGGGCAACGTGAAGATGCCAACGGCTTCATCGTTAATGGTGGCGACGTCAAGGAACTGATGAACGGCGGCACTCTTATCGTGCCGAACCTCGATTCCATCGCTGAATTCCGGGTCCTGACGAACAATTTCGACGCGCAATACGGCAATTATTCCGGCGGTGTCGTCACGGTTGTGACGAAATCCGGGACCAACAATTGGCACGGAAGCGGCTTTGAGTTCTTACGCAACACATCCCTGGATGCGCGCAACTTCTTTTCGCCGGAGCGCAGCTTTTTCCGCCAGAATCAGTACGGCGGCACGGCTGGCGGGCCTATTAAGAAGAATCAGTTGTTCTTTTTTGCGGACTATCAGGGTACCCGGCAAAGCCAGGGAGTGGATACCGGACTGATCCCTGTTCCATCCTTTGCAAATCGAAACGGAGATCTGAGTGACTCCGCAAGTAATTTTTACACCACGAACCCGGATGGGACTCTTAGCCCGAATCGGGTTAGCGGTCCCTATCTCGCCGGCTTGTTGAGCCAGAAGCTTGGATATGCGGTTTCTAAAGGCACGCCCTATTACATGCCTGGCTGCGTGACGAATACGCAGTGCGTTTTCCCGAATGCTATTATCCCGCAGCGTGTTTGGTCGGCCCCGACGAATCATCTTTTGCCCTACATTCCCACGCCCAATTTCGGCAGCTCAACGTTCACGACCAGTTCACAAGGCAAAATTTTACGCGACGACAAAGGCAGCTTCCGGATCGATGCCAACTCGGAACGCTTCGGGGCGCTTTCCGGGTACTACTACATTGACGATTATGATTTGGATAATCCTTATCCTGTGGGCCAGGGCGGCGCCAGTGTACCCGGCTTCAACGCGCTGAACATCGGCCGCGGATATCTGGCGACGATTTCGCACAGCAAGGCATTTGGAACATCGATGGTGAATGAGCTTCGCCTCAGCCTGATGCGGAATACAAACACGATCGGCCAGCCTAGGGGCGGTGTCGGCCCGACTCTGGCTTCGCAGGGATTCGTTACAGGCCCTGGAACGCCGGGCATCGTGGTGCAGGCTCCCCAAATCGAAGGTATTGAAAGCACTGTTTTCAACGCATTCTCCCTGGGCGTTCCGATTACGAATCTGGATCAGGCCAATAACACTCTTGGGTTAATGGATGATCTTTCGATCGTCCGCGGCGCTCACAGCTGGCGGGCCGGGTTCCAGTTGAACTACGAACAAGTCAATGTGAATCCCGATGCCACCTTGAACGGAACCTTCATATTTACAGGGTCGGAAACCGGATTAGATTATGCCGACTTTCTGCTCGGAGTTGCCAGCAACTATGAACAGGCGGGTTCCGAAGCCTACTACCCCAGGCATAAGTATGTGGCAGCCTACTTACAGGATAGCTGGAGAGTCAAACCCAGTCTGACGTTCAACTACGGCGTCCGCTGGGACTTGATGCAGTACTGGTCGGAAAAGTACAGGCAGATTCCGACATTTTCTCTCGGCCAACAGTCGCAGGTCTATCCGACGGCCCCTACAAGTCTCGTCTATGTAACGGACAAAGGAATTCCCTCGACGTTCGTCCCGCAAGGCAACAAGTTTGCGCCGCGTGTCGGTCTCGCTTATTCCCCAAGCGCAGATAGCGGCTTCCTCGGCAAAGTCCTCGGAAAACCCGGCAAAACATCCGTTCGCGCCGGCTTCGGGCTCTTCTATTCCGTGATTCAGGGAAACACGATTGGTGTTGACGAACCCCAGCCTCCGACAGGCCTGTCGTATTCGAGCGCAGGTGAAGTCTTGTTTGCGACTCCATTTGTTAATGCCATCGACGGAAGCGTCCATGTGAATCCGTTTCCGCTCACGTTTCCGCCGCTCAATCCTTCCATAAACCATCCGAATTCGAGCATCGACTTCAGTCCTTTTTTACCTCAGGCGGGAATGACTGCGCCCGCTATATCGAGCACGTATCCGTACAACGAAAACTACTTTCTTTCCATTGAGCGGGAGGTTGCGCCCAATACAGTCCTCAGCCTCGGCTACGTTGGCTCTCAAGCGCACCATCTGCTGGTTATTAATTCAGCGAACCCGGGTAACCCCGGTTTGTGCCTGTTCCTCAGCAATCCGGCGAATGTAGCGCCGGGTTCGCCGACTTGCGGTCCGTTTGGTGAGGACAACACCTACACGACGGCGACAGGCCAGGTCGTGCAAGGAACGAGAGTGGGGCTTGGACCAAATTTCTCGAACGACATGTACATCTCCAGCATGGGGAACTCCACCAGCAATGCGTTTGAGGCCAGCCTCCGGCGCACCGGCAGGACCCTGGACATGACGTTCGCCTACACATACAGCAAATCCATTGACCCGGCGTCTTCGCTGGGCGATGACGTCGATCCCTACAACTTCCGCCGCACGAGGGCACTGTCCTCATGGGATATGACGCACAATTTCGTTGCGACCTCCCGCTATTCGCTTCCGCTCGATCGTTTCTTCGGCCGTGCGAAAGCATTGACGAATGGCTGGGATATTTCCGGGATTGTTCGCGCCACCAGCGGGCTGCCGGTGACGTTGCACTCCGACGGGGACAATTCGTTGTTGGGCAGCATTCCCAATGGTGTCAACAATCACAGCATCGATCTGCCCGACTATGACGGAGCCCCATTGCATCTGAACGGAAATCCCCGCAACGGGCAACCTTATTTTGACACCTCAGCGTTCAGCTTGAACCAGTTAGGAGAGCCCGGCACCGCATCGCGACGGTTCTTCCACGGACCTGGAGCTTTTAACGTCGATCTCGCTTTGTTGAAATCTTTCACTCTGAGCCGGGAAAGGACACTGCAATTCCGTCTGGAGGCTTTTAATGCCTTCAATCATACGCAGTTCTTTGGCCCGACGGCTGTGGACGGCGGCATCACGACACCTTTATTCGGGCAGGTCGTTAATGCCGCCCCGCCAAGGGTGATGCAGGCAGCGTTGAAGTTCTTATTTTAA
- the cbiM gene encoding cobalt transporter CbiM, which translates to MHIPDGYLSPTTCATLYAAAAPFWYLALRRMKRILHTHVVPLLSLLAAFSFVIMMFNLPLPGGTTGHAVGVGIAAIMLGPWGSILAISTALVIQAIFFGDGGITTLGANCFNMAIVGSLVAWVVYRVAAGRSPIESRRRIVAAGLAGYVAINIAALITAIEFGIQPMLYVDASGTPLYAPYPLRIAIPAMMIGHLTIAGLAEMVVSGGVLAYLQRAEPGLLRASALNARDGANGQTGAAWRLTRPLWIALGVLLVLTPLGILAAGAAWGEWSPKDLSDPAARVQIEATSAEATLPENVPAGLERLSSFWTAPLPRYAPPYLKSESFGYIMSAMAGTGLIILATLLVSRLLGKASLRP; encoded by the coding sequence ATGCACATCCCTGATGGCTACCTCAGTCCGACCACTTGTGCGACGCTGTATGCGGCGGCCGCGCCGTTCTGGTACCTTGCGCTCCGTCGCATGAAGCGGATTCTACATACGCACGTCGTTCCGCTGCTCTCCCTGCTTGCGGCATTTTCTTTCGTGATCATGATGTTCAACCTGCCGCTGCCGGGGGGAACGACGGGCCATGCAGTCGGAGTTGGCATTGCGGCGATCATGCTGGGACCGTGGGGTTCCATCCTGGCAATTTCGACCGCGCTGGTTATTCAGGCGATTTTCTTCGGCGATGGAGGCATAACGACCCTTGGAGCCAACTGCTTCAACATGGCGATCGTTGGATCGCTCGTAGCCTGGGTGGTATACCGGGTCGCCGCCGGCCGTTCTCCCATCGAATCCAGACGGCGAATCGTTGCTGCCGGGCTGGCGGGATACGTCGCAATCAACATTGCAGCGTTGATTACCGCCATTGAGTTCGGAATTCAGCCCATGCTCTACGTTGACGCATCGGGAACTCCGCTCTATGCCCCATATCCCCTCCGTATCGCAATTCCCGCCATGATGATCGGACATTTGACTATTGCCGGACTGGCAGAGATGGTGGTTTCCGGTGGTGTACTGGCGTACTTACAACGCGCAGAACCGGGTCTGTTGCGCGCGTCAGCGCTCAACGCCAGGGATGGCGCGAATGGACAAACCGGTGCTGCATGGCGCCTCACCCGTCCACTTTGGATTGCGCTCGGTGTTCTGCTGGTTCTCACACCGCTTGGTATTCTTGCGGCCGGCGCTGCGTGGGGAGAGTGGTCCCCGAAAGACCTTTCGGATCCGGCGGCACGGGTCCAGATTGAGGCCACATCAGCGGAAGCTACTCTTCCCGAAAACGTTCCCGCCGGTCTCGAGCGGCTTTCTTCGTTCTGGACAGCGCCGCTTCCCCGCTACGCGCCGCCCTATTTGAAGAGCGAAAGTTTCGGTTACATAATGTCGGCCATGGCTGGAACCGGATTGATCATTCTGGCTACACTTCTGGTTAGCCGGCTTCTCGGTAAAGCCAGCCTTCGACCATGA